One Syntrophales bacterium DNA segment encodes these proteins:
- a CDS encoding ATPase, T2SS/T4P/T4SS family, with protein MTSSVVAESIHPLPSQGSHPVGKDVPFNEINELEEILRLQNELQDITNEIYASQSVAQIFTDCSRRIVDLFRVEAVNIYAVDRQRREIYTTTKAGRLFREQRMAVNNRTIPGYVAETGFLINIADVHDQAEMKSRCKGLELAVDRDARSNVRLKQVMAAPIVHEGEVIGVIEVINKPGRDGRFIDEEPVLLQEISEVLAIALSNHARYARRRKTRFDSLIRKGFLKEEELDHAWEEAREQKETVESLLMRKHGIPKEELGTSLEEHFRCSFVQFSDRFPIPADLLSRLNKEYLLRELWVPIEKTDGTVHILVSDPDNIIKRDMIENLLRTKDIRYDVALPEDISRFINYFYQVHGDETSISDIIGRLDGADEEDGEDGEEAVTESDSAIMLLVNKIINDAVSRRASDIHIEPNIGRKNVEVRFRVDGDCSVYQTVPFNYRAALVSRVKIMSNLDITVKRIPQDGKIKFRRSPGDEIELRVATLPTQGGVEDVVMRLLAKGETLPLEAMGMLERNYAELLKICEKPYGMILVVGPTGSGKTTTLHAALRHINTPEKKIWTAEDPVEITQYGLRQVQVQPKIGFDFATAMRAFLRADPDVIMVGEMRDFETAKTGVEASLTGHLVFSTLHTNSAPETIIRLLDMGIDPLNFADALLGVLAQRLVRTLCKKCREPYHPDRKEYDEMAESYGRERFEELAIPFTSDLTLYRPRGCDLCDRSGYKGRVGIHELLIASDPVKRLIQKSETVETLRDKAMSEGMTTLLQDGIQKALQGITDFRQVRRVCIK; from the coding sequence ATGACGTCGTCCGTTGTTGCGGAGTCCATCCATCCGCTGCCGTCCCAGGGATCCCATCCCGTCGGCAAGGACGTCCCCTTCAATGAAATCAACGAACTGGAAGAGATCCTCCGCCTCCAGAACGAGCTGCAGGACATCACGAACGAAATCTACGCCTCCCAGAGCGTGGCGCAGATATTCACCGACTGCAGCAGGCGGATTGTGGATCTTTTCCGCGTCGAAGCGGTGAACATCTATGCCGTAGACCGGCAGCGAAGGGAAATCTACACGACCACCAAAGCCGGGCGCCTGTTCCGGGAACAGAGGATGGCCGTCAACAACCGGACGATTCCCGGGTACGTGGCCGAAACGGGCTTCCTGATCAACATCGCCGACGTGCATGACCAGGCCGAGATGAAGAGCCGCTGCAAGGGGCTGGAGCTTGCGGTTGACCGGGACGCCCGGTCGAACGTCCGCCTGAAGCAGGTCATGGCCGCGCCGATCGTTCACGAGGGCGAGGTCATCGGCGTCATCGAGGTGATCAACAAGCCCGGGCGGGACGGCCGGTTCATCGACGAGGAGCCCGTGCTGCTCCAGGAGATTTCCGAAGTCCTCGCCATCGCGCTCTCCAACCACGCACGCTATGCCCGCCGGAGAAAAACGCGTTTCGACTCCCTCATCCGGAAAGGATTTCTGAAGGAAGAAGAGCTCGATCATGCCTGGGAGGAAGCCCGGGAGCAGAAGGAGACCGTGGAAAGCCTCCTGATGCGCAAACACGGCATCCCGAAGGAGGAACTCGGAACGTCGCTGGAGGAGCATTTCCGATGCAGCTTTGTCCAGTTCAGCGACCGGTTCCCCATCCCCGCGGACCTCCTGAGCAGGCTCAACAAGGAATACCTGCTCCGGGAACTCTGGGTGCCCATCGAGAAGACCGACGGAACCGTCCACATCCTGGTGAGCGACCCGGACAACATCATCAAGCGGGACATGATCGAAAACCTCCTGAGGACAAAGGACATCCGCTATGATGTGGCCCTTCCGGAGGATATCTCCCGGTTCATCAACTATTTCTACCAGGTCCACGGGGATGAAACGTCGATTTCGGATATCATCGGCCGACTGGACGGTGCGGATGAGGAGGATGGTGAGGACGGGGAAGAAGCCGTCACGGAGTCGGACAGCGCGATCATGCTGCTCGTAAACAAGATCATCAATGACGCCGTCAGCCGGCGGGCGTCGGACATCCACATCGAACCCAACATCGGCCGGAAGAACGTGGAGGTCCGCTTCCGCGTCGACGGCGACTGCTCGGTGTACCAGACCGTTCCTTTCAACTATCGGGCCGCTCTCGTGTCGCGCGTCAAAATCATGTCCAACCTGGACATCACGGTGAAGCGGATACCCCAGGACGGCAAGATCAAGTTCCGCCGCTCCCCGGGAGACGAGATTGAGCTCCGTGTGGCGACGCTGCCCACCCAGGGAGGGGTCGAGGATGTCGTGATGCGGCTTCTCGCCAAGGGAGAAACGCTGCCCCTGGAGGCCATGGGAATGCTGGAGAGGAACTATGCGGAACTCCTCAAGATCTGCGAGAAGCCCTACGGCATGATCCTGGTGGTCGGGCCCACGGGCTCGGGAAAGACGACGACCCTCCATGCGGCCCTGCGGCATATCAACACGCCGGAGAAGAAGATCTGGACGGCCGAGGATCCCGTGGAAATCACCCAGTACGGACTCAGGCAGGTCCAGGTGCAGCCCAAGATCGGCTTCGACTTCGCCACGGCGATGCGGGCCTTTCTCCGGGCCGATCCGGACGTGATCATGGTGGGGGAGATGCGCGATTTCGAAACGGCCAAGACCGGGGTGGAGGCCTCCCTGACGGGCCATCTCGTCTTCAGCACCCTGCACACGAACAGCGCCCCCGAGACCATCATCCGGCTGCTCGACATGGGCATCGACCCCCTGAACTTCGCCGACGCCCTTCTCGGCGTCCTCGCCCAGAGGCTGGTCCGGACGCTGTGTAAAAAATGCCGGGAGCCCTATCATCCCGACCGGAAAGAATACGATGAAATGGCGGAGAGTTACGGAAGGGAACGGTTTGAAGAGCTGGCCATTCCCTTCACAAGCGACCTGACGCTGTACCGGCCCCGGGGCTGCGACCTCTGCGACCGGTCCGGGTACAAGGGGCGCGTGGGCATCCACGAGCTCCTCATCGCCAGCGACCCCGTGAAACGGCTCATCCAGAAGAGCGAGACCGTCGAGACGCTGCGGGACAAGGCCATGTCCGAGGGGATGACCACGCTCCTCCAGGACGGCATTCAGAAAGCCCTGCAGGGCATCACCGACTTCCGGCAGGTCCGGAGGGTCTGCATCAAGTAG
- a CDS encoding J domain-containing protein, translated as MQKSEIHATDLFEACHVLFGKQTDVSVQFLNHSLQMSGLKAAYRKRARETHPDRALSLAVESRILEEQFKEVQSAFERLRLYLENPSRFRLIEGNPRRTASPAPGEEPPFRKRASRKRDPVQDYVHTGPIPGGRLLFGRYLYYTGMITHRILVDAVVWQQRQRPPVGMIACGWGWLERGDILVILKRRRSGERFGECAVRLGYMDAGQLRRLTAWQKLLQPRFGDFFVRKGILTAGQIESLEMDHRRHNWNSRKSTKRRS; from the coding sequence TTGCAAAAGAGCGAAATCCACGCCACCGACCTGTTCGAGGCCTGTCATGTCCTTTTTGGAAAACAGACCGACGTCTCCGTCCAGTTTCTGAACCATTCCCTGCAGATGTCCGGTTTGAAAGCGGCCTATCGGAAACGGGCGCGGGAGACCCACCCGGATCGCGCCCTCTCGCTGGCCGTCGAATCCCGCATTCTCGAGGAGCAGTTCAAGGAGGTCCAGTCCGCCTTTGAACGGCTCCGCCTCTACCTGGAGAATCCCTCCCGGTTCCGCCTGATCGAAGGAAATCCGCGCCGTACGGCGTCCCCCGCACCCGGTGAGGAGCCCCCGTTCCGGAAGAGAGCGTCAAGGAAGCGCGACCCGGTGCAGGATTACGTCCACACGGGGCCGATTCCCGGGGGGAGGCTCCTCTTCGGCCGTTATCTCTACTACACCGGCATGATTACCCACCGGATCCTGGTCGACGCGGTGGTCTGGCAGCAGAGGCAGAGGCCTCCGGTCGGCATGATCGCCTGCGGGTGGGGCTGGCTGGAACGCGGAGATATTCTTGTCATCCTGAAGCGACGCCGGTCCGGCGAGCGCTTCGGCGAGTGTGCCGTCCGCCTCGGGTACATGGACGCCGGGCAGCTGCGCCGCCTGACGGCCTGGCAGAAACTGCTGCAGCCCCGGTTCGGCGATTTCTTCGTCCGGAAAGGGATCCTGACGGCCGGGCAGATCGAGAGCCTGGAAATGGATCACCGGCGGCACAATTGGAACTCCCGGAAATCAACCAAAAGGCGTTCGTGA
- a CDS encoding Crp/Fnr family transcriptional regulator, with amino-acid sequence MATMKQPAVSIRPSVFLQEIPIFQGLPGGDVAELRMVMGERNYRRNDVILFEEDTPRCLYVIYEGRVKVAQIDEEGREQILAVHKRGDFFGEMALLDGKTSPARVIALEDTRVGFLGRADFEMRFLKNPIAVRQIISLLCERLRDSWFMLKVLNLQRAEDRVRAVLGHMASRFGSRDARGTAIRLRMTHSELADYASLSRETVSRILKRLELAGEISVLEKRRILITPNFHKVDFV; translated from the coding sequence ATGGCAACGATGAAACAGCCGGCCGTGAGCATTCGCCCCAGCGTTTTCCTCCAGGAAATTCCCATTTTCCAGGGCCTGCCCGGAGGGGACGTGGCGGAGCTGCGGATGGTCATGGGAGAGCGGAACTACCGCCGGAACGATGTGATCCTGTTCGAGGAGGACACGCCGCGCTGCCTCTACGTGATCTACGAAGGACGGGTCAAGGTCGCGCAGATCGATGAGGAGGGGCGGGAACAGATCCTGGCCGTCCACAAGCGAGGCGATTTCTTTGGTGAAATGGCCCTCCTGGATGGAAAGACCTCCCCGGCGAGGGTGATCGCCCTGGAGGATACGCGGGTCGGGTTCCTCGGCCGGGCGGATTTCGAGATGCGCTTCCTGAAGAATCCCATCGCCGTCCGGCAGATCATCTCCCTCCTCTGCGAGCGCCTGCGGGATTCCTGGTTCATGCTCAAGGTCCTGAACCTGCAGCGGGCGGAAGACCGGGTCCGGGCGGTTCTCGGCCACATGGCGTCCCGCTTCGGATCAAGGGACGCGCGGGGCACGGCGATCCGTCTCCGGATGACCCACAGCGAGCTGGCGGACTACGCGTCCCTTTCCCGGGAGACCGTCAGCCGCATCCTCAAGCGGCTGGAGCTGGCCGGGGAGATCTCCGTGCTGGAGAAACGAAGGATCCTGATCACGCCGAATTTTCACAAAGTCGATTTTGTGTGA
- a CDS encoding 4Fe-4S binding protein, giving the protein MRVHRGDAAERTPRCGTNKRSREAVLSDECYEKLAEVLDTLPNGFPRTDSGVEIRLLKKIFTPAQAELFCRLRLTFETVDEIAARNGMPVEGLKGALMGMAVRGQVFTIKPGGIRRFRMLPWVFGIYEFQLDSMDREFAELNEEYWPYLSKQFFSDTPQLMQTLAVEETVPSHQEALPYEKVSAIVEKGRSFMVNECICKKEQGLLGKPCDRPVHVCLGISLEPGVFEKTPSARILTKEEAFALLKMTEDAGLVHLTGNVQTGHYYICNCCKCCCGVLRSINEFGVPAARAVNSHHYAVIDADLCTGCGICADSRCQVGAVSDEGETYAVIRERCIGCGLCVTACPAEAIRLVRKEREEIDVPPLAEDTWFDERGRRRGVDFSPYR; this is encoded by the coding sequence ATGAGGGTGCACCGCGGCGATGCGGCGGAACGGACGCCGCGCTGCGGAACCAATAAACGATCAAGGGAGGCTGTTTTGTCGGACGAGTGCTACGAAAAGCTTGCAGAAGTGCTGGATACGCTGCCCAACGGATTTCCAAGGACCGACAGCGGAGTGGAGATCCGGCTCCTCAAAAAAATATTTACTCCCGCCCAGGCGGAGCTGTTCTGCCGGCTTCGGCTGACGTTCGAGACGGTGGATGAGATCGCCGCCCGGAACGGCATGCCGGTGGAAGGCCTGAAAGGCGCCCTCATGGGCATGGCCGTGAGGGGACAGGTCTTCACGATCAAGCCCGGGGGAATCCGGCGCTTCCGGATGCTGCCCTGGGTCTTCGGGATCTACGAGTTCCAGCTCGACAGCATGGACAGGGAGTTTGCGGAGTTGAACGAGGAATACTGGCCGTACCTTTCGAAACAGTTCTTTTCCGACACGCCGCAGCTGATGCAGACCCTTGCCGTGGAGGAGACCGTTCCTTCGCACCAGGAAGCACTGCCCTATGAGAAAGTATCGGCGATCGTCGAAAAGGGGCGGTCGTTCATGGTCAACGAATGCATCTGCAAGAAGGAACAGGGACTGCTGGGGAAGCCCTGCGACCGGCCCGTGCATGTCTGCCTGGGCATCTCCCTGGAGCCCGGGGTCTTCGAAAAGACGCCTTCGGCCCGCATCCTGACGAAGGAGGAGGCTTTTGCCCTCCTGAAAATGACGGAAGACGCCGGCCTCGTGCACCTCACCGGCAACGTGCAGACGGGGCACTACTACATCTGCAACTGCTGCAAGTGCTGCTGCGGGGTGCTCCGGTCGATCAACGAATTCGGGGTGCCTGCAGCCCGGGCGGTCAACTCCCACCATTATGCCGTGATCGACGCCGATCTCTGCACGGGATGCGGGATTTGCGCGGACAGCCGCTGCCAGGTCGGGGCCGTCTCGGACGAGGGGGAAACCTATGCGGTTATCCGGGAGCGGTGCATCGGCTGCGGGCTCTGTGTTACCGCGTGCCCGGCGGAGGCCATCCGGCTGGTCCGCAAGGAGCGTGAGGAGATCGATGTCCCGCCCCTTGCCGAAGACACGTGGTTCGACGAGCGGGGACGCCGCCGGGGGGTGGATTTCAGCCCGTACAGGTAA
- a CDS encoding lysoplasmalogenase, translated as MPIAVLLLPATVLLVSLLHFRKRESLRGVLLTKSALSALFVLAALSGPHGNPRYFALVLAGLLFCMAGDVFLVSASRRLFLAGLLAFLTGHVLYSAAFFTMAAPGLATVIAAAVCLPSGGAFFLWLRPRLGKMALPVAAYIAVISVMVAGASTLAGESELPVDGRVLALTGAVLFYLSDVFVARQRFVKPEFLNRLIGLPLYYAGQFLIAFSTLFL; from the coding sequence ATGCCCATCGCCGTCCTCCTGCTGCCGGCCACCGTTCTCCTGGTGTCCCTTCTGCATTTCCGGAAGCGGGAATCGCTGCGGGGGGTCCTCCTGACCAAATCCGCCCTGTCGGCACTCTTTGTCCTGGCTGCCCTGTCCGGTCCGCACGGGAACCCGCGATACTTTGCCCTTGTCCTCGCCGGCCTGCTGTTCTGCATGGCCGGCGACGTCTTCCTGGTCTCCGCATCGAGAAGGCTTTTCCTGGCGGGCCTGCTCGCCTTCCTCACCGGGCACGTCCTGTACAGCGCCGCGTTTTTCACCATGGCCGCTCCGGGCCTCGCGACGGTCATCGCGGCCGCGGTGTGCCTCCCGTCCGGTGGCGCCTTCTTCCTGTGGCTACGGCCCCGCCTGGGGAAAATGGCGCTCCCGGTGGCGGCCTACATCGCGGTCATCTCGGTCATGGTCGCCGGCGCAAGCACGCTTGCCGGAGAAAGCGAACTGCCCGTGGACGGCCGGGTCCTTGCCCTGACCGGTGCCGTTCTTTTCTACCTGTCGGACGTGTTCGTGGCCCGCCAGCGCTTCGTGAAGCCGGAATTCCTGAACCGGCTGATCGGCCTGCCCCTCTACTATGCGGGCCAGTTCCTGATCGCCTTCTCTACCCTGTTTCTGTAG